A single candidate division WOR-3 bacterium DNA region contains:
- a CDS encoding diaminopimelate epimerase has protein sequence MKPIFFTKMEGSGNDFLIIDNYNGLINETLTAPEIPGLVKKIANRNLGAGADGVLFVEQSKDFAFGMKYFNRDGSEAEICLNGARCIVSFAHRLGLIQEKGKFLSASGPLGFYYKNGNVSIEVQPPVEIKLNFSFTMKRKKYRANFLKLGVPHCVIFVDSYEKIDVKELGREIRNHRTFKPDGVNVNFVKVENNNSLFIRTYERGVEDETLSCGSGVLASAYIATKLFLTESPVTCKTQGGDLLVTIKDKLYLEGPARVVYDGVYYIE, from the coding sequence ATGAAGCCAATATTTTTTACAAAGATGGAAGGGTCGGGAAATGACTTCTTGATTATTGATAATTACAACGGTTTGATCAACGAAACACTCACCGCTCCGGAAATCCCCGGCCTTGTCAAAAAAATAGCAAATCGCAATCTCGGTGCCGGGGCTGACGGTGTGCTTTTCGTTGAACAATCAAAGGATTTCGCATTCGGTATGAAATACTTCAACCGTGATGGAAGTGAAGCGGAGATATGTCTCAACGGTGCACGATGTATCGTCAGTTTCGCCCATAGACTGGGATTGATTCAAGAAAAAGGAAAATTCCTGTCGGCTTCGGGTCCGTTGGGGTTTTATTATAAAAACGGGAATGTTAGTATTGAAGTACAACCGCCGGTCGAGATCAAGTTGAATTTCAGTTTTACGATGAAACGAAAGAAGTACCGCGCCAATTTCTTGAAACTCGGTGTGCCGCACTGCGTGATCTTTGTGGATTCTTACGAAAAGATAGACGTCAAAGAGTTGGGGCGTGAAATCCGCAATCATCGTACTTTCAAGCCCGACGGCGTGAACGTCAATTTTGTGAAGGTCGAGAACAACAACTCTCTGTTCATCCGAACCTACGAACGCGGCGTGGAAGACGAAACATTATCATGCGGTAGTGGCGTCCTGGCGTCCGCATACATCGCGACAAAACTCTTTCTTACGGAATCTCCGGTAACCTGCAAAACCCAGGGCGGTGACCTGCTTGTAACGATAAAGGACAAACTCTATCTTGAAGGACCGGCGCGTGTCGTATACGACGGAGTATACTATATAGAATAG
- the rocD gene encoding ornithine--oxo-acid transaminase gives MKKNKAFIKLTEKFSARNYKPLPVVLTKGKGVWVWDVEGNKYLDMLSAYSALNQGHCHPHIVKALKKQAARLTLTSRAFHNDRMGPFLKKLCTLTGYEKALPMNSGAEAVETAIKVARKWGYLKKKVTKNRAEIIVCENNFHGRTTTIIGFSSEAQYREGFGGFTPGFKIIPYNDPRALSRAITRNTVGFLVEPIQGEGGVIVPDNGYLRECARICKKNNVLFIADEIQTGLGRTGRLFACNYERVKPDITIVGKALSGGFYPVSAILCNNRIMNVLHPGDHGSTFGGNPLASAIGIAALEVILKERLAQRAFRLGNWFMEELRKIKSPIIKEVRGKGLLIGVELKKKARPYCEKLMNQGILAKETHAMVVRFAPPLTIKKEELIWALPRIERVLLNR, from the coding sequence ATGAAAAAAAATAAGGCTTTTATAAAGTTGACCGAGAAATTCAGCGCCCGCAATTACAAACCTTTACCGGTCGTTCTGACAAAAGGAAAAGGAGTGTGGGTCTGGGATGTCGAAGGGAATAAGTATCTTGATATGCTGAGTGCGTACTCGGCTCTTAATCAGGGACATTGTCATCCGCATATCGTCAAGGCGTTGAAAAAACAGGCGGCGAGGTTGACCCTTACTTCAAGGGCGTTCCATAATGACCGGATGGGTCCTTTTTTGAAAAAACTCTGCACACTCACTGGTTATGAAAAGGCTCTGCCGATGAATTCCGGTGCCGAGGCGGTTGAGACCGCTATTAAAGTGGCGCGGAAATGGGGGTATTTGAAGAAAAAGGTTACAAAGAATCGGGCGGAGATTATTGTTTGTGAAAATAATTTTCATGGTCGAACAACAACGATCATCGGTTTCTCATCAGAAGCACAATACCGCGAAGGATTCGGCGGGTTTACTCCCGGTTTTAAGATCATCCCTTATAACGACCCACGGGCTTTGAGCAGGGCGATCACCAGGAATACAGTCGGTTTCCTGGTTGAGCCGATTCAGGGTGAGGGAGGTGTGATTGTTCCTGACAACGGTTACCTTCGGGAATGCGCCAGGATCTGTAAGAAAAATAATGTCTTATTCATTGCAGATGAAATACAGACCGGGCTCGGCCGCACCGGTAGATTATTCGCCTGTAATTATGAGCGGGTGAAACCCGATATCACCATCGTGGGTAAAGCCTTAAGCGGCGGCTTTTATCCGGTTTCAGCGATTCTGTGTAATAATCGGATTATGAATGTACTCCATCCCGGTGACCACGGCTCCACATTCGGCGGCAACCCTTTAGCCTCAGCCATAGGGATTGCAGCGCTTGAGGTTATCCTTAAAGAGAGACTGGCTCAGCGCGCCTTCCGTCTGGGAAACTGGTTTATGGAGGAACTGCGTAAGATTAAGAGCCCGATTATTAAAGAAGTAAGGGGTAAGGGTTTATTGATCGGCGTTGAATTGAAGAAGAAGGCACGTCCGTACTGTGAGAAATTGATGAACCAGGGGATTCTTGCGAAAGAGACCCACGCGATGGTCGTCCGGTTCGCCCCGCCGTTGACCATAAAAAAAGAAGAACTTATATGGGCTCTACCCCGAATTGAACGTGTTCTTCTGAACCGCTGA
- a CDS encoding aminotransferase class III-fold pyridoxal phosphate-dependent enzyme produces the protein MKKIDYTSPEIGPNAEKLIERDKKVMFGAHTRTREIPLVVDYAKGARITDVDGKTYLDFGAGFAVVGTGHCHPEVIAAVNKQMNRLIHISGCDFYYEPQIQLAEKLFQITPGKFEKRVYFGNSGVEGVSATIKIARHFTRRPRMISFLGAFHGRTFSGMSMAGSKKIQRAHFSPLIPEVTHTPYPYCYHCIFNETYPHCIRKEFEGIPLVYCLSYLTDVIFERLIDPEDVSLVLVEPIQGEGGYIVPPKEFLPALRKIADKYGIILAFDEIQCGLGRTGKWFACDHVDVVPDIIIIAKAIASGLPMSATVSRAELQDPELDERAWHHGAHGSTFGGNPVIAAAGIASLKLIENGLIENAAKIGEFLKQGMIEIMNRHTIIGEVRGLGLMVGLELVKDKKTKENFPRVVTDNGKNIKEVITGECFKRGLILYGAGFNSLRMSPPLIITKDDAEEALRIIEEVITWVEKQIL, from the coding sequence ATGAAAAAAATAGACTATACTTCACCGGAAATAGGTCCCAATGCAGAGAAATTGATTGAACGGGATAAAAAGGTCATGTTCGGTGCCCATACACGAACACGGGAAATCCCGCTTGTCGTCGATTATGCGAAAGGTGCACGTATTACTGATGTAGACGGTAAAACCTATCTTGATTTCGGAGCGGGATTCGCCGTCGTCGGTACAGGACACTGTCATCCTGAAGTCATCGCCGCGGTTAATAAACAGATGAACCGTTTAATTCATATCTCAGGCTGTGATTTTTATTATGAACCCCAGATTCAACTTGCTGAAAAACTTTTTCAAATCACTCCCGGTAAATTTGAAAAACGTGTATACTTTGGAAACTCCGGTGTTGAAGGCGTCTCCGCAACGATAAAGATCGCCCGTCACTTTACCCGCCGGCCGCGTATGATAAGCTTCCTCGGAGCGTTCCACGGCAGAACATTTTCCGGTATGTCCATGGCCGGCAGTAAAAAAATACAACGTGCTCATTTCTCACCCCTGATACCCGAGGTCACGCACACACCTTATCCCTATTGCTATCATTGTATTTTCAACGAAACATATCCCCATTGCATTCGAAAGGAATTCGAAGGTATTCCCCTGGTTTACTGTCTGTCATATTTAACCGACGTAATATTTGAAAGACTTATTGATCCGGAAGATGTCTCACTGGTCCTCGTGGAACCGATTCAAGGTGAAGGTGGTTATATCGTACCACCGAAAGAATTTCTTCCCGCCCTCCGTAAAATCGCCGATAAGTACGGAATAATCCTCGCTTTTGACGAAATTCAGTGCGGTCTGGGAAGAACCGGTAAATGGTTCGCCTGCGACCATGTAGATGTGGTGCCTGACATAATAATAATAGCTAAAGCAATCGCTTCGGGTCTGCCGATGAGTGCCACTGTAAGCCGTGCCGAACTACAGGATCCGGAACTTGACGAGCGTGCATGGCATCACGGTGCTCATGGTTCGACCTTCGGCGGCAATCCGGTTATAGCCGCCGCCGGTATCGCCTCCCTTAAATTAATAGAGAACGGTCTGATCGAGAACGCCGCAAAGATCGGTGAATTTTTAAAACAGGGGATGATTGAAATTATGAATCGACATACAATCATCGGTGAAGTACGAGGTCTTGGACTCATGGTCGGGCTTGAACTTGTGAAGGACAAAAAAACAAAAGAAAATTTCCCCAGGGTCGTGACTGATAACGGGAAGAACATCAAAGAAGTGATAACCGGGGAATGCTTTAAAAGAGGATTGATACTGTATGGCGCGGGCTTCAACTCCCTGCGTATGTCCCCTCCTTTAATCATAACCAAAGATGACGCAGAGGAAGCATTACGAATCATCGAAGAAGTCATCACCTGGGTGGAGAAACAGATTTTATGA
- a CDS encoding phosphomannomutase/phosphoglucomutase translates to MINPTIFREYDIRGIAETDLTDENVYLCGRGFGSYYISQGTKKVIIGRDVRLSSPRITEALQKGLNDSGCEVIEIGEVPTPILYFALYYYNIGSGIMITASHNPKEFNGFKICLNKSTIYGEELQKLRGIIEEKKFSSGKGSVEKRNIIPAYIDHVTQQVKIKRKLKVIFDTGNGTCGPIIEQMMKRMPVEYDILFKEPDGNFPNHLPDPTVVKHISKLIEAVKKNEVDCGIGFDGDGDRIGVIDENGEIVWGDILLAIYAESVLKIIPGAKIIFEVKCSKGLIERIEELGGTPLMYKTGHSLIKAKMKLENSPLAGEMSGHIFFADKYYGFDDALYACLRLLEILGDNEKLSALANKVPKYYSTPEIRIETTDEKKFEIVERFKESFKKTYKVIDIDGVRIDFSDGWGLIRPSNTQPVLVLRFEAKTEKRLEEIKRLFFDKLEKM, encoded by the coding sequence ATGATCAATCCGACAATCTTCAGGGAATATGATATACGGGGTATCGCTGAAACCGATTTGACGGATGAAAATGTCTATCTCTGCGGTCGCGGATTCGGGAGCTATTATATCTCCCAGGGAACGAAAAAAGTAATCATCGGCCGTGATGTCAGGTTATCATCACCGAGGATTACCGAAGCACTGCAAAAGGGTTTGAATGATTCCGGTTGCGAGGTGATTGAAATCGGAGAAGTACCCACGCCGATCCTTTATTTTGCACTCTATTATTATAATATAGGAAGCGGAATAATGATCACTGCAAGCCACAATCCTAAGGAATTCAACGGTTTCAAAATCTGTTTGAACAAAAGCACCATCTACGGTGAAGAACTTCAGAAATTAAGGGGGATTATAGAAGAAAAGAAATTTTCATCAGGGAAAGGTTCGGTCGAGAAACGGAATATAATTCCGGCTTACATCGATCATGTCACTCAACAGGTAAAAATCAAACGGAAGCTAAAGGTGATTTTCGACACCGGTAATGGAACATGCGGGCCGATAATCGAGCAGATGATGAAAAGGATGCCTGTTGAATATGATATTCTCTTCAAGGAGCCCGATGGAAACTTTCCAAATCACCTGCCTGACCCGACAGTGGTCAAGCATATTTCAAAATTGATAGAGGCTGTAAAGAAAAACGAAGTCGATTGCGGCATCGGATTCGACGGTGACGGAGACAGAATCGGGGTGATCGATGAAAACGGTGAGATAGTATGGGGTGATATTCTTCTCGCGATCTACGCCGAATCGGTTCTGAAGATAATACCCGGGGCGAAGATAATATTTGAAGTGAAATGCTCCAAGGGATTGATTGAAAGAATTGAAGAATTGGGCGGCACACCTTTAATGTACAAAACCGGCCATTCTCTCATCAAGGCGAAAATGAAACTTGAGAATTCACCTTTGGCCGGTGAGATGTCGGGCCACATCTTCTTTGCTGATAAATATTACGGGTTCGATGATGCACTCTATGCCTGTCTCAGGTTGCTTGAAATATTGGGCGACAACGAAAAATTATCCGCATTAGCCAACAAAGTCCCAAAGTACTATTCAACCCCGGAAATACGGATTGAAACAACCGATGAGAAAAAATTCGAGATCGTCGAAAGATTCAAAGAATCTTTTAAAAAAACTTACAAGGTTATTGACATCGACGGCGTCAGGATAGATTTCTCTGACGGCTGGGGACTTATCAGACCGTCGAATACCCAGCCGGTGCTTGTCCTGAGATTTGAAGCAAAGACCGAAAAAAGGTTGGAAGAAATAAAAAGATTGTTTTTTGACAAATTAGAAAAAATGTAA